A genomic stretch from Oncorhynchus tshawytscha isolate Ot180627B linkage group LG07, Otsh_v2.0, whole genome shotgun sequence includes:
- the LOC121846771 gene encoding T-cell-specific surface glycoprotein CD28-like: MNVYWIPTILLSLSSAANMISSNNCKDKLRTFNVVRVTVNGTASVSCPNLTGKDQEEMRFHLYLGLVEVGNHTHDNGHNHNFTETVSPVGKGLGLRVNEQDHTVSFVLSGMTTERAGVYTCEGYPMYPPPIEKVPDEPQTLVLVEALQCQARKPVGCVGSAWTWVLGFWVTIIYGLAVTVIAFAIRLRLRRVECSQSDDMNIKPKAPLRWPRKKQGVQHPIRMGRY; this comes from the exons ATGAACGTTTACTGGATACCCACaatcctcctttccctctccagtGCTGCCAACATGATAAGCTCAAACAACTGTAAAG ACAAGCTCAGAACGTTCAATGTGGTCCGTGTGACTGTCAACGGCACTGCATCTGTCAGCTGCCCCAACCTGACAGGCAAGGACCAGGAGGAGATGAGATTCCACCTTTACCTGGGCTTGGTCGAGGTTGGCAACCACACTCACGACAATGGTCACAACCACAACTTCACAGAGACCGTGAGTCCTGTTGGGAAGGGTCTGGGGCTGAGGGTGAACGAACAGGACCATACGGTCAGTTTTGTCCTCTCTGGAATGACCACGGAGCGCGCTGGAGTCTATACCTGTGAGGGGTACCCAATGTACCCACCTCCCATTGAGAAAGTACCAGACGAGCCTCAGACCTTGGTCCTGGTTGAAG CTCTCCAGTGCCAGGCAAGGAAGCCTGTGGGATGTGTAGGCTCTGCTTGGACATGGGTACTGGGGTTCTGGGTCACCATCATCTATGGCCTGGCTGTCACTGTCATCGCCTTTGCCATCCGG CTCAGACTGAGGAGAGTAGAGTGTTCCCAGAGCGACGACATGAACATCAAACCCAAAGCTCCACTCAGGTGGCCCAGGAAGAAGCAGGGGGTCCAGCATCCAATCCGAATGGGACGCTACTGA